ATACATCTACATTGTAGGAGAGTACGACAGGCTGAACGTTATTCTTGGGCTGCAACAAGGGGAGTGAACGAAGAAATGCTTATGGAAAATTTACCAGAAGATCTACAGAGAGACATAAGGCGTCATCTCTTCAAATTTATTAAGAAAGTATGCACTGGTATCATGCTTATAACAAGTTATCATGATAGAATTGAATACAAGTTTAAACACGAGTTGTATGTATAAACAGCCAAATTATTGTCAAAGCatactaaaagtggcctttgatgAAGACTTTGCTTTCATTCTTAATGGAATTTGTGCCCAACATTTGCAGGTTCGAATTTTTGCTTTGATGGATGAACCTATCCTAGATGCCATTTGTGAGAGATTAAGACAAAGGACATACATAAAAGGAAGTATTATATTGAGTATGGGTTGTCTGGTAGATAAGATGGTATTCGTGGTGCGAGGAAAGCTCGAGAGTGTCGGAGAAGATGGAATAAGACTTCCGTTATCCGAAGGGGATGCCTGTGGCGAAGAACTTCTAACATGGTATTTAGAACATTCTTCTGTCAGTACAGGTATATTAGCAAACCTGAAAAAACCATGCCCTATTAAAGAGTAGATTTCCTTAGGAATTGCAATAATCAACAACTTTTCTAGTAAATTCATGGATTAATGTATATGAATACAAAAGGTTTGTTTCTAAgataagaatttttttaattgataattttaaattatcttttgAAAAAGTAAGAGTAAATATatcatgaaaaaatatttcttttatctATGAATTATGTTTGaatacaataatataaaaatattatttttttagtaaaagaatctttttaaatttgatgTAAATTgtagttttcaaattttttattttttaaatatttttatttttagtagtAAAAATTGATCAAATCTACTAAAAATTCATTAACATTCTTTTTAACGGCCATCCAAAGAAGCTCAAATTTCATCTAGGCACTTTGACTTATGAATGTCGTATCAATATGATTTTCCATGCAGATGGTAGAAAAGTAAGGCTTCCTGGACAAAGGTTGCTTAGCAACAGAACAGTGAGGTGCTTAACAAATGTAGAGTCATTTTCGCTCCGCGCCGCAGATCTTGAAGAAGTCACAATCCTTTTCACAAGATTCTTGCGGAGTCCGCGTGTTCAAGGAGCCTTAAGGTCACATCTCTTTTCTCCATTAAATTTGTATCAAGCTTCAATCTACGAATTCAAATCCATGATTCATTCGGTAACTGTGTTGCTATTGTAGGTATGAATCACCTTATTGGAGATCCTTAGCTGCAATTCGTATTCAAGTTGCATGGAGATACAGGAAGAAACGTCTAAGTCGTGCTGATTCTgcagtttaaaatttaaaattgaaatatagtGCGAGTATCGTTATTCGTTACCATATACAAACGCGTAATTGTGTAAATAATAAAGGACAAGATTGTAGTCTGAAAATTTTCAATAAGACAATTATTGTAACTAGTAAATGCCCAAAAAATGAATCAGATTGGTGAATCGCTGACGCGGACGTTATCATTTTCGCAACAGTTGCAGGTACGGTCGCTTTAGGTTTCTCGCAGTTTGTGTTTTGCAGGTGCGGGGGCTTTTAGGGTTTTGAtagaaattttatatattatagaATGCACTAGCCGGGAGGAGAACTTCTTCATAGTTCATAGATCTAGATCTGTAattgtgagagagagagagcgaaGAGAGAAAGAAGCAGCGGCGAATACGATGAGGAATTTCTTCGGTGACGGCTGAGTATATATCATCACGGTTGGTTCAAACAGCACtgtcttctttatttatttattttgccatatttattttgtttcttttcggtctttatttatttaaatatttttggtcAGGCTTATTTTGTTTGAATCTTctgtattctttcttttttggtgaacaatgtattatttatttttgagttgAGTTATCCATAAaagcatgaaaaaaaaaaataaaaacaatggATGCTCGAACGAAAAATTGAAAGTAGGGTTAGATCACGAAGAGTACTACAATTGTGAGATTGTACAAAATTCATAGTCTGAGATTTGATTGTGAGATTTTGTCAAGGTATAGTATCTCATTCTTAGGAGGGCCACTggtagaaattttttttgaaataaaataaaaaagtatttattCTGAAACAAATTAATCCAACTTTGTTTAATATATAACTTTGTTTAATACCCACCGATTTTAGAGCAGAATCGGGATAACTGGCACGGATCTGTATGCAAATCGGGAAAAATCACTTGATCCGGGAGAAAACACAGATCAGAAGAGTGGAACTGGGTGGCAGAGGCATTGCACCAATGGTCAATATGTTGGCATCATGGAAGCCACATTCCAGGTTCGAATTCCAGCTATGGCTGGGTAGTAATGAAACCTTTAGTGTGTGTGAGTGTAtgaccaaaagaaaaaaaaagtggaactggattttctttattttaaatcTGCCTGTCACTtgctctatcttcttcttgggTTGAGTTGAGATGACAACTCTGTGgccatttttttttaattttaatttttaatttttattttaaattgatataatttttaatttcttttaatacaAAACAATTTTTTAGGGGTTAATTTTTTTCGATATGAAAAAAATGTTGGTATTTTTGCTAGAAATAGAATTATTTGACATAATTTCTGATGGATAGATGTTGCAGGTAGAGTAGGATGAACACATAGGGGACGTGTTTGGTTAGCACGCGAGACACGTGTTAGTCACGTGGCAACATCTAAGGCAACACGCAGGGGCATGTTGGGTGCTCTGTCTATATAAGGCGACGCTCATTTCCATTTTACTTAATTGCGAAGAAGAAAGTTGTTTGTGTGTTGGTAGTGTGATGGAGGGTACTGCAAAAATGGTAGTGTATCATAACGGTAAAATTATACGAAATACTCAAGAGGGGGTGAGTTTTTGAGTGTGAAAATTTGTTTTCGCTTGTGGTTCCATGCACCATGACGTTTGCAGAGTTACAGTACAGCCTCTGTCAAAACATAGAGAGTGATATCTTAAAGAGAGTAAGCAATATTCTATATCGGAATCTCGTTATCATATTTGGTAGCCTAATACAGTTTGATATCATGCCGATCATTGATGATGCAAATATGCAGCGTATGTTCCATATTCATCGACAGACTCAGGTGCAACAGACAAAGATTGAGTTGTATATTGAGTTTGAAAATATAGATGCAGATGAGATTCAAAATGATTCAGATATGAAAGATGATAGAGGCGAAGTATATGAAGGAATGAATAGTGATAGCGAAGAGGATTTTGAAGCTACCTACGAAGCTGATGAGAAGGATGAGAATGGTGATGTGAGAGGTGAggcaataataaaaaatgtagTGGTTTCACCTGCAGTCAGTCAACCGATGGACGTTTCACCTTTTATGCGTAGTTTGAATCTTGACACCATACATGTACCGAAATTTCCTGAATATACAAACATAGGTATGTGATGAATGAGTAATACATTTTCcttaatttatattttggatAGATCAATGAgtgacaatttattttttctatagGTGTTGTTGATCTTGAGGAAGGAAAATTTAGGATCGGAATGGAGTACAGCTCTAGAAAGTCGATCGTCGAGGCAATTAGGAGCTACACTATTTCTAGAGGAGTCGATTACACTGTTTATAAGTCCGAGCCACAGACATTTTATGCAAAATGCAAGATGTATAGCCATGGGTGCGATTGGCTTATCCGAACCAGCTTGATACGGAAGAAAGGTTGTTGGGAGATACGGAGATATAAAGGGAGGCACACGTGCACCTTAGGAACGGTTTCACAAGATCATTCCAAGTTAGACTCAAACATGGTTGCTGAGGCTATAAGGCCATTGGTTGAAACCGACCCATCCATAAAGGTGAAATCTATAATTGCAGAAGTCCAGTTAAGGTTCAACTATACCATCAGTTACCGAAAGGCTTGGTTGGCAAAGCAGAAGTCGATAACCAGATTTTTTGGTGGTTGGAAATTATCTTATGAAGCTTTGCCGTGGTGGTTCTTAGCAATGGTTCAGAAGATGCCTGGCTCAACTTTCAAAATAGAAACACGACCCTTGTGTAACGGGGGTGAAGAGGCGGACGGTGTCAGGATACTTCAGCGGGTATTCTGGAGTTTCACTCCATACTATAAAGTGTTCCGGCATTGCAAGCCTTTAGTTCAGGTTGATGGCACACACCTTTACGGCAAATATAAAGGTGTCTTTTTGGTTGCAGTTGCACAAGATGGGAACCAAAACATTGTGCCGATTGCTTTTGCCATTGTGGAGGGATTGACTACTGATACGTGGTACTTTTTTTTCAGTAATTTAAGAAGGCGTGTTGTTAGGAGAGACGGTGTAGGGATAATCTCTGATCGACATGAGTCAATACGGACAGCAATAAATCGTAGCAACAGTGATTGAAAACCTCCAAGAACATGGTGGATGTTTTGCATTAGATACATCAGTTGTAACTTTTTAAGGGCATTCAAGGATCCATACTTGTAGAAGCTTGTTGTCAATATAGGTATTTGACGCTACTGTTATTTCTACTTATGATGGTTGGTAGTGCCTAATATGACTATGTACGGTGTGATTTGCAGGCTATTCAAGAACCGTGGATGAATACAACATCAACTACAAGAAGTTGCAAGAGCGAGGTGAGAGATATGCCCGATGGTTTGACAATCTCGAACTTCACCAGTAGGTATTGGCATTTGACGAGGGACATCGATGGGGTCACATGACGACAAACCTAGTCGAATGTCTAAATTCATTGTTGGAGGGTGTCCGAAATGTTCCTGTGTTGGCCCTTGTCCGAGCAACATATTATCGGTTAGACCAGCTCTTTATGCAAAAGAGTGCTGAGGCTCAAGAGCGCAAGCGTGCTGGATTTACCTACTCTGAATTTGCCACTCAACGCATAGAAGAAAATATGCAACGTGCAAAAAATTTAGTTGTGCATCAGTTTGATGGAAGAAATGAGGTGTTCACGGTGCGCGAAATGCCTAGTGGAAAAGTGTTAGTTGTTGATCTTGCGCAACGGGTGTGTAACTGTGGGCATTTTCAGGTGGAACGACTACCTTGTTGCCACGTTATTGCTTGTTGTGTTAACCAGCGACTCAATTGGCAGGTGTATGTTAATGATGTATACAAGATGTCAGAGATTCGCAAGGTCTATGGAGTGGAGTTTGTCCCAGTAGGCGATCCTGAGACATGGCCTGCTTACTCGGGACCGACGTTGGTCGCTAATCCTACCTTGAGGCGAACGTCGAAAGGTCATCCCAAAGGTCCTCGGATATGCCATCTCTGCGGTAGACAGGGTCATAGCCGTAGTCGATGTCTTCAGCATGTTGGACCGAGTGGGGTTGGTAGCAGTGGTGGTTCATAGGTCTTTGTTGGTCGttgtatttgtattttaaagttaattttataaattaatgtaTTTGAATTTATCTATTAACTTTTTGAATTAGTATAGTTGAAAGTTTCTGTTAATTTTACAACTGAATACAACTAAATATGACAAAACACAACTTTTAATGAGCAAAGTACttctattattaataaaaaatctaatacaataagcttatacaaaaaaaattaaaatatgatacAATAAACTTAcaaaaattaacttaaaaatacaaataaacttgcacaaaattctgatataataAACTTACACAACTTTTTTATGAACACCCGCTTACTTTTTTCCGAGGATCCACTTCATCCCCTTGCTCATTAACCCCTTATCAAACCCCGATGGAGTAAACTTATCTGGTGGATTTCTCTCCATCCGTAGGTTATACAGATGACCCCGACCTGAAACACTAACATTAGTCATACTCAACCCACCTGCCCCTCTCTTGGGCATACCCAACCCAACTGCCTCTCCCAAAGTAAATGCACCAGGGTTGTACTCATCACAACCTCTTGTTGTACCACATTCAAGTCAGGATTGTTCGGCCTAGTTAGTAGTAGATCAACACAAGCTATATCGAATAAAATATGAGAAGCGATGCTACCACTCCCTCGGGAATCAACCGACATATAACTTGAAGTGTGGTCAGAAGTAGTCTCCCTCGACGAGAGGCCATATCAACAGACACCCGATGTAGTTGAGACAACCCCTATTGTGGCTCAAATATGGTCCAATCCGAAAAACTACCCACACTGGTGTTAACCCATTGCTGGATATGATCATCCCCAACAAAAGGCATTTGCAATGGGATTAGGGAGAACTCTAAGTATAGAGGACTGTAGTTTGCGCTCTTGTTTAATGTTGGTGGTGGTGGCTGTGGTAGCTGTGATAGTTGTGGTGGTTGTACTGTAGTTGTTGTGGTGGCTGTGGACGGTAATAAGGAAATGGTTGAGATACTACATACTAAGGAAATTATTGTTGCTAAGGCGGTGGCTGAGGTAGTTGCTGAGAAACTCCCTTTGACAATCTCAGTCATACTTCGAATAAACCCAAGTATCAATCATGGTAATTAGCAGCTGGTCTAAAATCTCAAATTGGAAGGGGATGCTGTTCTCGCAATTGAGTGTTGCGACGGTTGCCCCAATCCTCTATCCATCCCGCATGTATCACCCTTCACTCATGAAGTTGTGCTTCGCAAAAAGTAATACAATGGTCTTCCACTCTAATGATTTTTGCAGGCTTAAGGGCAGGTTGTGCATACCTAAACTGGCGCATCACTCAATTCGTAGGGTGTCATTCGACACACTCGAATGACAACAATGGTACCATTGTGTCACACACTTTAAGGTGTTCATATAATTCGTCGAGTATGATTGATCCTTCGTATGGTTGCCATACAAACTGTAAcatattagaaaataaaaaaaaattatgatcgTGTTAAATATTAACATACACCAAGAACAAACACTAATCTCTGCCATGTTATTATAGGTTTTAGTATCAGAAGCTACCAACTGAATGCCTAACCTCAAACTATGATAAGAGtgaaagaaggaaaaaaaaagcatGAAAGTAATGTATGATCAACTCGAAGACAACTGTAATGTCATAGTGCCAGTTATGTTGTCATATGTAATGAGATTTAGGCTCAAACTAGAATTTTCACCTGAATATGCTTCTCCCAATAATGctttatacttttttattcTCGATGGATAAGTCCTTCATATCATATCTTATTGAACAATTGTATTAAATAATTCTGATTATTGTTTTAGACTATGTAAATATCATGTCCTCATAAATCTAATCCTTCAAATTAGGACTACAATATTAGTAGTGAAATTCAAGCCGTTACAGTTATTACGTTTTCCTTCAATAATTTAATAAGTGGCTAAACTAGAATTGGAGTATAATTAATGTTCGATTCGTTAACTTTCTCTTtctctactttttttttctttctttgagAGGGTTATTCAATGTTTGCGAGATGCTTGCTAATAAAACGGAAAGAGTACGcaaagataataaaattgtgaaaggataataatgaaagaaaagaaaagatgaaaaaaatttatt
The genomic region above belongs to Arachis stenosperma cultivar V10309 chromosome 5, arast.V10309.gnm1.PFL2, whole genome shotgun sequence and contains:
- the LOC130980099 gene encoding uncharacterized protein LOC130980099 isoform X2 — its product is MTFAELQYSLCQNIESDILKRRMFHIHRQTQVQQTKIELYIEFENIDADEIQNDSDMKDDRGEVYEGMNSDSEEDFEATYEADEKDENGDVRGEAIIKNVVVSPAVSQPMDVSPFMRSLNLDTIHVPKFPEYTNIGVVDLEEGKFRIGMEYSSRKSIVEAIRSYTISRGVDYTVYKSEPQTFYAKCKMYSHGCDWLIRTSLIRKKGCWEIRRYKGRHTCTLGTVSQDHSKLDSNMVAEAIRPLVETDPSIKVKSIIAEVQLRFNYTISYRKAWLAKQKSITRFFGGWKLSYEALPWWFLAMVQKMPGSTFKIETRPLCNGGEEADGVRILQRVFWSFTPYYKVFRHCKPLVQVDGTHLYGKYKGVFLVAVAQDGNQNIVPIAFAIVEGLTTDTWYFFFSNLRRRVVRRDGVGIISDRHESIRTAINRSNSD
- the LOC130980099 gene encoding uncharacterized protein LOC130980099 isoform X3, whose translation is MTFAELQYSLCQNIESDILKRTQVQQTKIELYIEFENIDADEIQNDSDMKDDRGEVYEGMNSDSEEDFEATYEADEKDENGDVRGEAIIKNVVVSPAVSQPMDVSPFMRSLNLDTIHVPKFPEYTNIGVVDLEEGKFRIGMEYSSRKSIVEAIRSYTISRGVDYTVYKSEPQTFYAKCKMYSHGCDWLIRTSLIRKKGCWEIRRYKGRHTCTLGTVSQDHSKLDSNMVAEAIRPLVETDPSIKVKSIIAEVQLRFNYTISYRKAWLAKQKSITRFFGGWKLSYEALPWWFLAMVQKMPGSTFKIETRPLCNGGEEADGVRILQRVFWSFTPYYKVFRHCKPLVQVDGTHLYGKYKGVFLVAVAQDGNQNIVPIAFAIVEGLTTDTWYFFFSNLRRRVVRRDGVGIISDRHESIRTAINRSNSD
- the LOC130980099 gene encoding uncharacterized protein LOC130980099 isoform X4, translated to MTFAELQYSLCQNIESDILKRVSNILYRNLVIIFGSLIQFDIMPIIDDANMQRMFHIHRQTQVQQTKIELYIEFENIDADEIQNDSDMKDDRGEVYEGMNSDSEEDFEATYEADEKDENGDVRGEAIIKNVVVSPAVSQPMDVSPFMRSLNLDTIHVPKFPEYTNIGVVDLEEGKFRIGMEYSSRKSIVEAIRSYTISRGVDYTVYKSEPQTFYAKCKMYSHGCDWLIRTSLIRKKGCWEIRRYKGRHTCTLGTVSQDHSKLDSNMVAEAIRPLVETDPSIKVKSIIAEVQLRFNYTISYRKAWLAKQKSITRFFGGWKLSYEALPWWFLAMVQKMPGSTFKIETRPLCNGGEEADGVRILQRVFWSFTPYYKVFRHCKPLVQVDGTHLYGKYKVI
- the LOC130980099 gene encoding uncharacterized protein LOC130980099 isoform X1 produces the protein MTFAELQYSLCQNIESDILKRVSNILYRNLVIIFGSLIQFDIMPIIDDANMQRMFHIHRQTQVQQTKIELYIEFENIDADEIQNDSDMKDDRGEVYEGMNSDSEEDFEATYEADEKDENGDVRGEAIIKNVVVSPAVSQPMDVSPFMRSLNLDTIHVPKFPEYTNIGVVDLEEGKFRIGMEYSSRKSIVEAIRSYTISRGVDYTVYKSEPQTFYAKCKMYSHGCDWLIRTSLIRKKGCWEIRRYKGRHTCTLGTVSQDHSKLDSNMVAEAIRPLVETDPSIKVKSIIAEVQLRFNYTISYRKAWLAKQKSITRFFGGWKLSYEALPWWFLAMVQKMPGSTFKIETRPLCNGGEEADGVRILQRVFWSFTPYYKVFRHCKPLVQVDGTHLYGKYKGVFLVAVAQDGNQNIVPIAFAIVEGLTTDTWYFFFSNLRRRVVRRDGVGIISDRHESIRTAINRSNSD